In the Engystomops pustulosus chromosome 2, aEngPut4.maternal, whole genome shotgun sequence genome, one interval contains:
- the BAZ1B gene encoding tyrosine-protein kinase BAZ1B produces the protein MAPLLGRKPFPLVKPPSEPPAEGEEVFVVEHTKEAFRSREEYEARLQHYAERVWTCKSTGSSQLTHKEAWDEEQEVAELLREEFPVWYEKPVLEIVHHNTISLDKLVDQSWMDIMTKYAIDEECDFETAPEKYIKVNIVKIHPLEKDEQTSAEKKADGACDSPSSDKENSSQVAQDVQVKEEHSRRDSLSAVRESDRARRSPRKLPVTLKKEEKKWAPPKFLPHKYDVKLQNEDKIVSMVPVDSLWRSERPPNKEILRYFIRHNSLRLGNGENAPWVVEDELVKKYTLPSKFSDFLLDPHKYMSANPTPAKRKSLGSPDQKPSKKAKTEGDKNFLKGNKSPLSPTSWCQVNLKKLSPGSPLKRKYTEEELARLMKIVSPSKVNASLKKGAALGNKKNLMNGKKMSGKARSPKKNMKNSKLKQMTLLDMAKGTPKVSRTSKTGSSTPKSASKPHKRLPAAALHLISYYRDNKNREDKKSSISALISKVARLLSDEDRNRLPDELRELVQKRHDLLEARKRWAMMSEAEREEHMRMKREALKVRLKEKARERKQKEKQERQEKRKRFEDQELSGKNLPTFKLVDTPEGLPNTLFGDVAMVVEFLSCYSDLLLPDGQYPVTAVSLMEALASEKGGFMYLNRMLVVLLQTLLQDEIAEDYGELGMKLSEIPLTLHSASELVRLCLRKSDAPAGESEVSDKGDEESEGSAVFQDDEVEDEYLEKLENSEFFELTTEEKLHILAALCHRILMTYSVQDHVEAQQQKSAELWKERLAMLKEENDKKRAAKQKRKEQGIKGKEDVSQSKQQAKKSEKLNKTEQTAEPEPEPEDMISAVKSRRLQSIQAKKEKEEHDKLTKERFQKEAEEERVRKQKASAEKAFHEGIAKAKQVLRRSPLGTDRNHNRYWLFSDGTPGLFIEKGWVHDSINYTFSPPKEEDDEEQDEDVNMESEDADSSVGGLDDSTPKEDQQVESTAPKQGQNLWFLCDSQKEFDELLESLHPQGFRESQLKERLQKRYQDIVHSIHLARKQNLGLKICDGHQELLNFLRSDIIEVATRLQKGGLGYLDDTTELEEKVRTLENLKEFGECVISLQAAVIKKFLQGFMAPKQKKRKAQPQSEEAAAKAEEQDEEKKMAEEAKVASAVEKWKTAIQEAQTFSRMHVLLGMLDACIKWDMSSENARCKVCRKKGEDDKLILCDGCNKAFHLFCLRPVLLNIPDGEWLCPACQPATFRRSARGRNYAESTNDDDEEEEEDEEDEEEEDEEEEAESDDDQDVVGLRLRSRKTTKAKASKPDPPRRRGRPPKNPQPAKASRQQPAHENGADVDEVVRQSKPTSRRQNQELQKCDEILCKLIKYRFSWPFREPVNTDEDENYLNVVTTPMDFQTMQSKCSCGNYQTVQEFLNDLKLVFGNAELYFEPGSQQISCLEKTEQCVKDLLSKHLPAHTYQRRHRKHQVPEPEPENNGRERRRKK, from the exons AGAGTATGAAGCGCGGTTGCAGCACTATGCTGAGCGGGTTTGGACATGTAAAAGCACAGGTAGCAGTCAGCTGACTCATAAAGAGGCCTGGGATGAAGAGCAGGAGGTGGCTGAGCT ATTGAGAGAAGAATTTCCAGTATGGTATGAGAAACCGGTGCTAGAGATTGTGCACCATAACACCATCTCCTTAGACAAGTTAGTGGACCAGTCATGGATGGATATAATGACAAAGTACGCCATTGATGAAGAGTGCGACTTTGAG ACGGCTCCTGAAAAATACATTAAAGTAAATATTGTAAAGATTCATCCTCTGGAGAAAGATGAACAAACAAGTGCAGAGAAGAAGGCTGATGGGGCGTGTGATTCTCCATCCAGTGACAAAGAAAACTCCAGTCAGGTTGCGCAGGATGTCCAAGTTAAGGAAGAACACAGTCGGAGAGACAGTCTAAGTGCAGTAAGGGAAA GCGACAGAGCAAGGCGCTCACCTCGTAAACTTCCTGTAACAttgaaaaaagaagagaaaaaatggGCCCCACCTAAGTTTTTGCCACATAAATATGATGTGAAACTGCAGAATGAAGATAAG ATCGTCAGCATGGTTCCTGTGGACAGCCTATGGCGCTCTGAGCGGCCTCCCAATAAAGAGATTCTGCGATACTTCATTCGTCATAACTCACTAAGATTGGGAAATGGAGAGAATGCTCCCTGGGTTGTGGAGGATGAACTGGTCAAAAAGTACACTCTGCCCAGCAAATTTAGTGACTTTCTATTGGATCCTCACAAA TATATGTCTGCCAACCCTACTCCAGCAAAGAGGAAGAGTTTAGGATCTCCTGACCAAAAGCCctcaaaaaaagcaaaaactgaAGGCGATAAAAATTTCTTAAAAGGCAATAAATCCCCACTCAGCCCAACCTCTTGGTGCCAGGTTAACCTGAAGAAGTTGTCCCCAGGCTCTCCTTTAAAAAGGAAATATACCGAAGAGGAACTTGCAAGGTTAATGAAGATCGTGAGTCCCTCTAAAGTGAACGCAAGCCTTAAGAAAGGAGCGGCTTTAGGAAATAAGAAAAACTTAATGAATGGCAAGAAAATGTCTGGTAAGGCTCGCTCACCTAAAAAGAATATGAAAAACTCCAAACTTAAGCAAATGACCTTGTTAGACATGGCAAAGGGTACCCCAAAAGTTTCTCGTACATCAAAAACTGGTTCCTCTACTCCCAAGTCGGCAAGTAAGCCGCATAAACGGCTTCCCGCTGCTGCCCTCCATCTGATCTCTTACTACCGTGACAACAAGAATCGCGAAGACAAAAAAAGTTCTATTTCGGCACTTATCTCTAAGGTGGCCAGGCTTCTCTCCGATGAAGACCGAAATAGACTTCCGGATGAGCTGAGAGAATTGGTGCAGAAGCGGCATGATCTACTTGAGGCGCGGAAACGTTGGGCCATGATGTCTGAAGCAGAAAGGGAGGAGCACATGCGGATGAAGCGAGAGGCCTTGAAAGTTCGTCTGAAAGAGAAGGCTCGGGAACGCAAGCAAAAGGAGAAGCAAGAACGCCAAGAGAAACGCAAAAGGTTTGAAGATCAGGAATTGTCTGGAAAGAACTTGCCAACGTTCAAGCTGGTTGATACCCCAGAAGGTTTACCAAATACTTTATTTGGCGATGTGGCAATGGTGGTAGAGTTCCTGAGCTGTTATTCTGACTTGCTCCTCCCAGATGGCCAGTACCCTGTCACAGCCGTTTCCTTAATGGAAGCTCTTGCATCTGAAAAGGGTGGTTTTATGTACCTGAACAGAATGCTTGTTGTGCTTTTACAGACCCTCTTACAAGACGAGATAGCAGAAGACTATGGAGAATTGGGCATGAAACTTTCCGAAATCCCACTCACATTGCATTCTGCTTCTGAGCTTGTGCGTCTCTGTCTCCGTAAGTCTGATGCCCCAGCTGGAGAAAGCGAAGTCTCTGATAAAGGAGATGAGGAGAGCGAAGGGTCTGCTGTCTTTCAGGATGATGAAGTAGAAGACGAGTACCTGGAAAAACTGGAGAATTCAGAGTTTTTTGAGCTCACTACAGAAGAGAAGCTTCATATCCTTGCTGCGCTGTGTCACCGTATTCTTATGACTTACTCTGTGCAGGACCATGTGGAGGCTCAGCAGCAGAAATCGGCCGAGCTCTGGAAGGAGAGGCTGGCTATGCTGAAAGAGGAAAACGATAAGAAACGTGCAGCAAAACAGAAGAGAAAAGAACAGGGAATCAAAGGTAAAGAAGACGTCTCTCAGTCCAAACAACAAGCTAAGAAAAGTGAAAAGCTGAACAAAACCGAACAAACTGCAGAACCAGAACCTGAGCCAGAGGATATGATCAGTGCTGTGAAGAGCAGGAGGCTACAATCGATACAAGCCAAGAAAGAGAAGGAGGAACATGACAAACTCACAAAAG AAAGATTTCAGAAAGAGGCAGAAGAAGAGCGGGTGCGCAAACAGAAAGCTTCTGCAGAGAAAGCCTTTCACGAGGGCATTGCCAAAGCCAAACAAGTATTGAGGAGGTCACCACTTGGCACTGATCGCAACCATAACAG ataCTGGCTGTTCTCTGATGGCACTCCTGGACTCTTTATTGAAAAGGGCTGGGTACATGACAGTATTAATTACACATTTAGTCCACCTAAAGAGGAAGATGATGAAGAGCAAGATGAAGATG TCAACATGGAGAGCGAAGATGCTGACAGCAGTGTTGGTGGCCTGGACGACTCCACACCAAAGGAAGATCAGCAAGTAGAAAGCACAGCACCTAAACAGGGGCAGAACCTTTG GTTCCTATGTGATTCTCAAAAGGAGTTTGATGAGCTCTTGGAGTCTTTACATCCTCAGGGTTTTCGTGAGAGCCAGCTGAAGGAGAGGCTACAGAAAAG GTATCAGGACATTGTGCATTCCATTCACCTTGCTCGCAAGCAGAACCTGGGTTTAAAGATATGTGACGGACACCAGGAGCTTCTAAATTTCTTGCGCAGTGATATAATAGAAGTAGCAACAAGACTGCAGAAGGGAGGATTGGGCTATCTGGATGATACAACAGAACTTGAAGAGAAG GTGCGAACATTGGAAAACCTAAAAGAGTTTGGGGAGTGTGTCATCTCTCTACAGGCGGCCGTCATCAAGAAGTTCTTACAGGGTTTTATGGCTCCaaagcaaaaaaagagaaaagctcAACCTCAATCAGAGGAGGCAGCAGCTAAAGCTGAGGAGCAGGACGAGGAGAAGAAAATGGCTGAAGAGGCAAAG GTGGCGTCGGCTGTGGAGAAATGGAAGACTGCAATCCAGGAGGCCCAGACCTTCTCACGCATGCATGTGCTGCTGGGGATGTTGGACGCATGCATCAAATGGGACATGTCCTCTGAAAATGCCCGGTGTAAAGTTTGTCGCAAGAAAG GTGAAGATGACAAGCTGATCCTCTGTGATGGATGTAACAAAGCTTTCCATCTGTTCTGTCTGCGACCGGTGCTCCTCAACATACCTGATGGGGAATGGTTGTGCCCGGCTTGTCAACCAGCAACGTTCAGGCGCAGCGCACGGGGCAG GAACTACGCAGAATCCactaatgatgatgatgaagaggaggaggaagatgaagaggatgaggaagaggaggatgaagaaGAGGAAGCAGAAAGCGACGATGACCAAGATGTAGTTGGGCTCAGGT TGAGATCACGCAAAACGACTAAAGCTAAGGCCAGTAAACCTGATCCACCAAGACGTCGTGGACGTCCACCAAAAAATCCTCAACCTGCCAAAGCTTCACGGCAGCAGCCGGCACACGAGAACGGAGCTGATGTAGATGAAGTG GTACGCCAGAGCAAACCAACCTCTAGGCGTCAGAACCAGGAGCTTCAGAAATGTGACGAGATCCTATGTAAGCTCATAAAGTATCGGTTCAGCTGGCCTTTCAG GGAGCCTGTGAATACGGATGAGGATGAGAACTATCTGAACGTGGTGACGACCCCTATGGACTTCCAGACCATGCAGAGCAAGTGTTCCTGTGGCAACTATCAGACAGTACAGGAGTTTCTCAATGATCTTAAACTGGTATTTGGAAATGCCGAGCTGTACTTCGAACCAGGAAGCCAGCAAATATCCTGCCTAGAAAAAACTGAGCAGTGTGTAAAAGACCTCCTCAGCAAACACCTCCCAGCACACACTTACCAGCGGAGGCATCGTAAGCACCAGGTCCCTGAGCCGGAGCCCGAGAACAATGGCAGGGAGCGTAGGAGGAAGAAATAA